Below is a genomic region from Nitrososphaerales archaeon.
TTGTCGCACATCCTGATATGCTTGATAAGGCAGTTGGCTCAGATACTAAGGTAGTCGGTGTAAATGTTATGGATCCGTTAGGAATGGCCCCAGTTACTACAACAATGTCACCAGAAAAACTATCGTATGTTGCGATGAAGTTCAAGCGTATGTGTGCTAAGATTATTCAGTTGAAGAAAAAGTACAAGTTCAAGGTTCTTGTTGGTGGTAACGGAGCATGGGAACTTGCAAAACCAGATAGAATGAGGATACATGGTATAGATACTGTAGTAGTTGGCGAGGCAGACGAATTAGCTCTTGACATCTTTAAAGACGCAGAGAACGGTGACACGCCAGAATTACTACATACGTTTGTAAGAACCATTGACAATATTCCAGAGATTCGAGGCCCAACAGTGAATTCCTTGATCGAGGCCATGCGTGGTTGCGGTAGGGGTTGCGATTTTTGTGATGTCAACAAAAGGTCAAAGAAGGACTTTCCTATAGAAAGGTTGCAGCGAGAAGCTAAAATAAACCTTGATTACGGTTTTGATTCGATTTGGTTGCAGTCTGATGAGATGCTTCTTTATGGCTGTAGAAGTAAGGACTTTACGCCAAACAGTGAAGCTATTATTGAGTTGTGGAAAGGTCTAAAGTCAACAGGTGCAAGGTTTGTTGGTACTACACATATGACGCTTTCGGCTGTCACAGCGGCTCCAGATCTGATAAGAAGGATGTCGGAGATAAACGGTATGGGAAATGAGAGGTGGCTCGCAACAAATCTAGGCGTTGAAACCGTATCTCCAAAGCTTGTAAAGAGGCACTTGGGTGTCAAAACAAAACCATTCCAGCCAGAGGAGTGGGGTACCGTTGTAAGAGAAGGATGTAGGATACTTAATGAGAACCATTGGTTCCCAGCGCTAACACTGATCGTTGGCTGGCCAGACGAGACTCCTGAAGATACCCAATACACAATCGATCTGGTTGAAGACCTATCATCATGGAGAATGAAGGGACTGATCGCTCCGTTGCTATACCAAGATTATAGTGAAAAGAACTCTATGCATTTTGGCAACTTGAACGAGTCACAATTCACTTTGTTCTGGAGATGCTGGGAGCATAACTTGCGTATAATCAATGACATAATTCCAATAATTATAAGGAATAAATCATACGGTCCGTTGATGAAGGTCTTCATGGCCATGCTAATCAAGGCTGGTACGTGGGCTATAATGCGATATCTGCGGGGACTGTCCAAGGAGCTGTTTGGACAATTGCCAGATGATATAGTTAGCAGGTATACAAAGAAATCCATAACTGTGTCCGTCTAGTCAATGTTACCAACATAGAAACTATTTATTGTCTTTCCAACATGATTCGAACGCAGGTGGCAAGAAATCCTAGCATTTCCTTAGAATTAAGTTTTGACTTACCTTCCTTTCTGTCAACAAATGTTATAGGTATCTCACAGATATTATACTTTAAACGTTCCAACCTACAGAGCATTTCTACCTGAAAGGCATAGCCTTGGGATTTGATAGTGTTGATGTTCATCTTGCGTAAACAGTGTGACCTGAATGCCCTATACCCACTAGTAACGTCTTTTGTACTCAAACCACACATAGTCCTTGCAACACTGTTACCAATAGAACTTATTAATTTTCTATAATAGTTCCATCCGATAATAGCATTGCCACTAACACGCCTACTTCCAATGACGACATCCCTTCCCTCACTTAATGCCTTCACCATATCATGTATGTATTTAGGATCATGAGAACTATCTGCGTCCATCTGCAGTATAATGTCTACATTTAATTTCTGAAGTGCATAGGTGAAACCATCCTTATATGCTGAACCCAATCCCATCTTGCTACTCCTATGTAACACTACTATGTTTCTATATTCTTCAGCAAGGCCTTCAGCGATTTCACCAGTTCCATCAGGGGACGCATCATCCACTATGACCACTGACGATTCCATTTCAACATTTTTCAAAACATGTTCTAACGATTCTATTAGACTAACAAGATTTTCGCTTTCGTTATAAGTTGGTATCACTACCGCAAGACGCCACAACTTGATCGCATAATACTTTAAGAATAAAAGGATTTTCATGAGTTTAGCAAGTCGAAATGAGTGTCCAATTGATGCTTTGTTATAGTCATTTGACCATCTTCTGACCTTAATGAATCCGCGGCGTTAGTACTATATAGGTGATATTACTAGCGATACATGAGGAGTACGCTAATGCTCCATGCTGATACCTTACAAATTCAGAGGTAAGCTGGACTGATGGGACAGCTCAAGAGTTAGTCCAATGACTATAGATGGCCGTGGTGCATAATAACTGTTTATTATATCGCTAGTGTGCCTAGAATAGATATTTTACTGAAGTTTGGCGCTATATAAACTATTTTTTACGTTTGAATTGCAGACCTTATTCCTATCACATGTGATCTACCTAGTGATAAGCCTGGGAGCAGATATGGCAGTCAGAAAATTGCGACAGGTTTCTGTAAACCGTCATATTTGAGGATTTTAGAAATTATTCGCTAAAGCGTCTATATGTTTAGGTTCAGCTGACGATGATATTTTAAACAATAAAAAATTTGGTAAATGCCTTATCTAGGCAGTACCTTCTGTATCTGGTTCTTTCTGCTCATGATTATAATCGCACCAACAGCTGCTGCCAACACAAGTGCTGCAATTACACCAAACTCGGGCACTACCCATGTACCAATTATTTCTATTTCTTCAGTACCAGCCGGTACAGGAATGCTTAAAGTTCTTTGAGTTGCTGTAGTCGACGTTTCTCGGAAGTCAGCTTCATCTCCATCAACAAGCACTATAAACTGATCGTCGTCTCCCGTATTGCCTCCTGGACCTAGCCTAGCATCAATCAGTCCTCTAGGTAAAGTAATCTCCAAAGTTCCATCTTGGGTGGTACTTGTTCGTACAGTTATAATCAAACTTGTAAAGTCCTTGTCAACTTCAATCTTAGTGATGCTGCCGTTGGATAACGTAGCTTGGATATCAAAGACATGCCCATCAACTTCTACTCTTAAACCAGTTGGAGGCGCTCCAGTAAATGTAAACGTTGTCTGAACGCTCTGCCCTGAATATGTCGCCTTTACAGTGTATATACCATCTATTCCTAGCGTCCCACCAACTTTCACTGTTGTTGAGTAGGTTCCATCGGCATTAGGCAATACCTGATCAATCGTATACATTGTGTTTCTAGGGTTGAAGACCTGAATAGCTACAGGCACTCCTTCTAATACTGCTGGAACTGTTCCACTAATTGTAATGGTTTCGCCTGCACCATAGCTTGACTTGTCCACTCTAACGGTCAATGTTCCTGCTTGCGAGTATGCAAAGTTTGGAGCGATCGCAACTAAAGACGCGATAATCACAGCTACTATAGCATATTTTGCGTAACGCATATCGTTCATGCTCCAACGACCTATATGTCTCTTAGTATATATCCTTTTATTGAGTGTATGAACTGATTAATACGAATGCAAACTTTCGCATTGAAACATCATGAGACGGGGCTCTGTCCACAAGATTTATATACGAACCACAAACTAAATTACGAGTTTGGGTTTGAATCTCATGACATTTATCAGCATATGCTATTACTGGAGGTTGTGATGTTTGTCAGATAAGAAGCAAGGTTTTGATGTGATGAAACATGTATATGTGTCGAAGCATGAGATAATGCCAAAGAGAGAGGCCGATGAAATTTTATCCAAATTTAATACAAAGCATGAACAGTTGCCATTCATATTCCTAAGCGATCCAGCTCTTGAAACACTTGGAGCAAAACCTGGAGATTTGATCAAGATCACTAGAAAAAGTCCTACAGCAGGTGAAAGCATCTATTACAGGTATGTAGTGGAGGGATGAGTACTTGGTTAATAAAAGCACTGACATGTGGTCCATAGTATACGATATTTTGAGACGAGAGGGCGTCGCAAGACAGCACCTAAATTCATACAATGAATTTATTGAACGGGGTTTACAGAGCATAATAGATGAAGTAAACGAAGTTGTGATAGAAACGGCGGAGTATCCTTACAAGATCAAACTAGGTAAGATAAAATTGCAACAGCCAAGGATAATGGAGTTGGATGGGTCGGTGACACACCTAGCTCCTATGGAGGCTAGGCTGCGTAACCTAACCTACGCTGCACCAATAATGCTGGAGTGCAGTGTGGTTGAGGATGGCAAGATTCTGGAGACCAAATTCATACAGATAGGTGACATGCCGGTAATGGTAAAATCCAACGCATGTATTTTACACAACTTACCTGAAAGCAAACTTGTAGAATTTGGCGAAGATAACCGAGATCCGGGTGGTTACTTCATTATCAATGGTTCTGAGCGTGTAATTGTAGGATTGGAGGATCTGTCATATAACAAGATAATCGTGGATCATGAAGAGACCAGTGGAGTACTTGTATACAAAGCGAAAGTGTATTCGTCCATAGTGGGTTACAGGGCAAAGCTGGAACTTATTATGAGACAGGATGGCTCTATAGTAGCAAAGATACCGGGCTCGCCTGTTGATATTCCCCTCGTAATATTGATGCGTGCATTAGGTCTAGAGTCTGACAAGGAGATAGCTGACGCGGTATCACTCAAGCCAGTAATACAGGATGAGCTCGAACCCTCATTCGAAAAAGCAAGTGAAGTTTCGACAGGGAGGGATGCTGTTGTCTACATTAGCAAACGAATCGCGCCTGGAATGCTTGAAGAATTTCAGATAAAGAGAGCAGAAACCCTTCTAGACTGGGGTCTACTTCCTCACTTGGGTAAGAACCAGGAGAACAGGGAGGAGAAGGCGAGGTTCTTGGGAGAAGCTGCGTGTAGGTTAATAGAATTGAAGCTCGGCTGGGTAGATCCTGATGACAAGGATCATTATGGCAATAAGGTTATCAAGTTTGCTGGGCAGATGTTGGCAGATCTGTTTAGGACAGCTTTCAGAAACTTGGTTAGGGATATGAAGTATCAACTCGAACGTTCCGGCCAGAAACGTGGTATCAATGCGGTTGCCGCTGCGATAAGACCGGGTATAATAACTGACAAACTAAATAATGCCATAGCCACTGGGAACTGGGGAAGAGGCAGGGTTGGAGTAACGCAGCTGCTTGACAGAACAAACTACCTTTCAACAATAAGTCATCTGCGAAGAATCCAATCCCCCCTAAGCAGAAGTCAACCTAACTTCGAGGCTAGAGATCTTCATCCAACACACTTTGGGAGGATCTGCCCTAATGAAACCCCAGAAGGTTCTAACTGTGGGCTGGTCAAAAATCTTGCACTTTCAGCGATAATTTCAGTTAGCGTTCCATCTGCAGAAGTTATAGAAAAATTGTATGAGCTCGGTGTGATACATGTAACAGATGCAAAGGATCACCTGAAGGAGGAGGGTAGTCGTGTATTCGTTGATGGAAGGTTCATAGGTTATGTAGAGGATGGTGACAAACTAGCTGAAACACTTAGGTTGCTTAGAAGATCAGGTAAGTTGCACCCGCATGTTGGTCTTTACTCCTACACTCCCACGACGAATGCAACGGGACGGATTTATATCAGCTGCAATGCTGGCAGAGTATTGAGACCACTCATTGTGGCAAAGGATGGCAAATCACTGGTTACGGATGAAGTGCTTGAAAAGATATCAAAGAAATTCCTATCATGGCAGGATCTACTTTCAATGGGCATACTTGACCTTGTAGATGCCAATGAGGAAGAGAACTGTTATGTTGCTTTGGATACAGAGCATGTGTCTAGGAAACATACCCATATGGAGATCTTTCCATCAGCGGTACTAGGAGTAGCTGCTTCAATTATACCATATCCTGAGCACAACCAGTCACCACGAAATACATATGAATCCGCTATGGCAAAGCAGTCGTTGGGATTTTCTACGCCCTTAATGAATTACAGCACATACGTTAGACAGCATTTCATGCTATATCCTCAGATACCAATAGTCAATACCAGAGGAATATCATTACTTGGACTGGAGGAAAGACCGACTGGACAGAACTGTATAGTCGCTGTTTTGCCGTTCGAGGGTTACAACATAGAGGATGCGATAGTGATTAACAGGTCATCAGTGGAGAGGGGTCTCGGTAGAACGTTCTTTTACAGGGTGTATGAGGCAGAAGCAAAGCAGTATCCGGGAGGTATGCGTGATAACTTTGAAATTCCAGCAAGCGACACTAACATAAGAGGTTACCGTGGGGAGAAGGCCTATAGGCTGTTAGAAGCTGATGGTGCTATTATGCATGAATCCGTAGTTACTGGTGGAGACATACTGATAGGCAGGACAAGCCCTCCTAGATTTATGGAGGAGTATAAGGAATTTGAGGTTAAAGGACCCTATAGACGGGATACAAGCGTAGGCGTACGATCTTCAGAGAGTGGTGTCGTTGATACAATAGTCGTAACTCAGTCATCGGAAGGTGGAAAAATGTTCAAGGTAAGGGTTCGAGACATGCGTATACCAGAGATTGGAGACAAGTTTGCTTCAAGACATGGCCAGAAGGGAGTGATAGGTATGTTGGTTAATCATGAAGATATGCCCTACACTGAAGACGGGGTAGTTCCAGATGTAATCATAAATCCGCACGCCTTCCCGTCTAGAATGACAGTCGGGCAGTTCATGGAATCTGTAACAGGCAAGGCTGCTGCATTAAGGGGACAGATGGTAGATGGTACCGCTTTTGTGGGAGAAAAGTCTGACGATGTGAAAAGCACCTTGGAAAAGTACGGTTTCAAGTATAGCGGAAAGGAAGTCATGTATGACGGAAGAACGGGGAGGAAGTTCCCCGGTGACATATTCATTGGCGTTGTTTACTACCAAAAACTTCACCATATGGTAGCTGATAAAATACATTCTAGAGCAAGAGGGCAGGTACAGATGTTAACCAAACAGCCTACAGAAGGAAGGGCACGTGGAGGTGGTTTGAGGTTTGGTGAAATGGAGCGTGACTGTTTGATCGCTTACGGCGCATCGATGATGCTAAAGGATAGATTGCTTGAAGAATCTGACAAGGCAGAGATTTATGTGTGTGAGAGATGCGGCCTGCTTGCGTTTTACGATATAAAGCAAAGAAGGTATGTGTGTAGGGTTTGCGGTGAAAAGGCGAAGGTTTCAAGCGTGGTTATAGCATATGCCTTCAAGCTGTTGCTACAGGAAATGATGAGTCTAAACGTTGCTCCTAGATTACTTGCAAAGGACAAGGTGTAGCATATGGAAGAATCGTTAAAGGTGATCGGTGGAATAAAGTTCTCTGTTTGGTCGCCGAGTGAGGTTAGGAAATATTCTGTAGCGGAAATTACAGCCCCGGAAACTTATGATGAAGATGGCATGCCAGTTCAGGGCGGTCTGATGGACAACCGTCTTGGTACGCTTGAACCTGGACAAAAATGTGCTACTTGCGGAAATACGTCTGCAAAGTGTCCCGGCCACTTTGGTCATATCGAACTCGCAGAACCGGTTTTGCATATAGCCTTTGTAGACGAAATCTACAAACTGCTTCTAGTAACATGTAGATCCTGTAATAGAATCAAGTTGCCACAAGAAGAACTTGATGAATACAGGGCCACATTACTTAACAGACAGGCATACGCCGTAATCACTATTGAAAATATTAGAGGTGAAATAATAGAGAAATGTAAGAAGATAAAGAGCTGTGCGCATTGTGGAAAGCAGCAGTACGACATCGTTTTCACCAAGCCTACTATGTTTGTTGAAAAAACAGAGATCGGTGAAAATAGATTGCTTCCGATTACAATACGGGAAAGGCTCACACATGTGCCTGATGATGACCTCATACTGTTAGGTTTCGATCCCAAGACCGCAAGACCGGAGTGGTTTGTTCTACAGGCATTGCCTGTACCTCCGGTTACAGTCAGACCCTCTATAATACTTGAAACTGGAATAAGGTCGGAGGATGATATAACCCACAAGTTGGTTGATATCATAAGGGTCAACCAAAGATTGAAGGAGAGCAAGGAAGCTGGAACACCACCGTTGATAGTGCAGGATTTGGTTGACCTGCTTCAGTATCATGTTACTACTTACTTTGACAATGAAGTCTCTGGCATACCGCAGGCTCATCACAGATCTGGAAGGCCGCTTAAGACGCTAACACAGCGATTGAAGGGGAAGGAAGGAAGGTTCAGGGGAAGCTTGTCTGGAAAAAGGGTTGACTTTTCAAGCAGAACTGTGATTGCACCTGATCCTAACTTGGACATATCAGAGGTGGGCGTTCCAGAAGATGTAGCAAAGAAACTGACCATACCAGAAACAGTTTCTGAATGGAATATTGAAAGATTGAAGAAATTGATAACGAACGGTCCCAATACATACCCAGGGGCTAATTACATAATAAGACCTGATGGCGTGAAGATCAGATTGGATTATGTTACCGACAGACAAACAGTAGCAGATTCACTTGCTCCGGGATACATTGTCGAGAGACACCTTTCAGACGGAGACATAGTAATGTTTAACAGGCAACCTTCTCTACATCGAATGTCTATAATGGCTCATTTTGTGAAGGTATTGCCATATAGAACATTCAGGCTGCATCCGGCGGTATGTCCTCCTTATAATGCCGATTTTGACGGAGATGAGATGAATCTACACGTGCCACAGAGTTACGAAGCTAGAGCGGAAGCCATGCTTCTTATGCAGGTTCATGATCAGCTGATATCTCCTAGGTACGGCGGTCCTATAATCGGTGGCATACGGGATTTTATCACCGGTGCGTACATACTTACCAAAGATGATACTTTTCTTACCGAAGAGGAGTTTGCTAACTTGGCGCTTATTGGTGGTTATAGAGGCAAATTGCCTAAACCAGAGAAGAGTAAGGATGGAATAAAGTATTATTCTGGCAAGCAGTTATTTTCACTCTTCATACCTGATGACTTCAATTATGTCATAACATCGAAGTGGTTGAAGAGCGCAAAGAAAGGTGAGACTAGAGATGTCGTGATAAAGAACGGTGATCTTATAAGCGGTGTAATAGACAAGGCATCGATAGGTGCAGAGGAGCCTGACAGTGTATTACATAGGATTGCGAAGGACTATGGAACAGAGACTGCAAGAAAGTTTTTAAATTCTACACTAATCATGCTAAAGACGTTCATAACACATTATGGATTTACTTACGGCTATGGCGATCTTATTCTATCAGACGAAGCGCGCAAAGAGATCACTGGTATAGTACAGGCAGCATACGACAAAGTATACGATTTGATCAAGCAGTATAAAGAGGGGAAGTTACAACAAACCCGAGGTCTTTCTGCTGAGGAGACGTTAGAGCTTTTCATAGTAAACGAGCTTGCTAGGGCAAGAGATCGTGCTGGCAAGGCAGCGGATAGAGCTTTTCCTGATGAAAACTCTGGAGTTATAATGGCATCTACCGGTGCTCGAGGATCCACACTTAACATAGGACAGATGACAGCTGCACTTGGACAGCAATCCATCAGGGGTAAGAGAATACAGAAAGGCTACCATAACCGAGCCCTATCTCACTATTTACCAAACGATACAAATCCTGATGCGAAAGGTTTTGTTAAATCAAACTATAGGGATGGTCTAAACCCGTTAGAATTTTTCTTCCATGCGATGGGGGGTAGAGAAGGTTTGGTTGATACTGCCGTTAGAACACAACAGAGCGGTTACATGCAAAGAAGGCTTATCAACGCGTTAGAACATCTGAAGATAGAGTATGATGGTACCGTAAGAGACCCACAGGGCAACATAATACAATATCTTTATGGTGAAGATGGCATAGATCCGGCCAAGAGCGACCACGGTAGTGCAGTCAACATAGAAAGACTGGTCGAGTCCGAGTCCGTTGTTGATGAAGGTAAGAAAGCCACGGAACCGGAGATTGATGCAATAGTCAAGGAATACGCAAGTGCATTGAATTCCAAGATCGTTGAAAACCTTGTAACCGAGCTGAAGAAGAACAAGTTAAGCAAGAAGGGAGTAGAAAAGGTCTGCAAACGCACTCTTGAGTTGGTCGATCAAGCTACTGCAGAACCAGGAGAAGCGATAGGAGTAGTTACTGCCCAATCGATAGGAGAACCTGGAACTCAGATGACTTTGAGAACCTTCCACTTTGCAGGTGTAAAGGAACGCAACGTGACTTTAGGCTTACCGAGGCTTATAGAACTTGTCGATGCTAGGAAAAAGCCTGTTACACCAACGATGGATATTTACTTGACGGAAGAATATAGGGGATCGCGAGAAAAGGCACTGTATGTTGCTAAGGAGATTCTATTTACCAAACTTATAGATTTG
It encodes:
- a CDS encoding radical SAM protein — translated: MAGHRIVLTADRSLMTNYRGNFLYGFIACGPYELIPEWVFDTVFCPSVETDPVTGEAKVAQCGLRRIESALLKDYKREEVFVAHPDMLDKAVGSDTKVVGVNVMDPLGMAPVTTTMSPEKLSYVAMKFKRMCAKIIQLKKKYKFKVLVGGNGAWELAKPDRMRIHGIDTVVVGEADELALDIFKDAENGDTPELLHTFVRTIDNIPEIRGPTVNSLIEAMRGCGRGCDFCDVNKRSKKDFPIERLQREAKINLDYGFDSIWLQSDEMLLYGCRSKDFTPNSEAIIELWKGLKSTGARFVGTTHMTLSAVTAAPDLIRRMSEINGMGNERWLATNLGVETVSPKLVKRHLGVKTKPFQPEEWGTVVREGCRILNENHWFPALTLIVGWPDETPEDTQYTIDLVEDLSSWRMKGLIAPLLYQDYSEKNSMHFGNLNESQFTLFWRCWEHNLRIINDIIPIIIRNKSYGPLMKVFMAMLIKAGTWAIMRYLRGLSKELFGQLPDDIVSRYTKKSITVSV
- a CDS encoding polyprenol monophosphomannose synthase, translated to MKILLFLKYYAIKLWRLAVVIPTYNESENLVSLIESLEHVLKNVEMESSVVIVDDASPDGTGEIAEGLAEEYRNIVVLHRSSKMGLGSAYKDGFTYALQKLNVDIILQMDADSSHDPKYIHDMVKALSEGRDVVIGSRRVSGNAIIGWNYYRKLISSIGNSVARTMCGLSTKDVTSGYRAFRSHCLRKMNINTIKSQGYAFQVEMLCRLERLKYNICEIPITFVDRKEGKSKLNSKEMLGFLATCVRIMLERQ
- a CDS encoding PEFG-CTERM sorting domain-containing protein is translated as MNDMRYAKYAIVAVIIASLVAIAPNFAYSQAGTLTVRVDKSSYGAGETITISGTVPAVLEGVPVAIQVFNPRNTMYTIDQVLPNADGTYSTTVKVGGTLGIDGIYTVKATYSGQSVQTTFTFTGAPPTGLRVEVDGHVFDIQATLSNGSITKIEVDKDFTSLIITVRTSTTQDGTLEITLPRGLIDARLGPGGNTGDDDQFIVLVDGDEADFRETSTTATQRTLSIPVPAGTEEIEIIGTWVVPEFGVIAALVLAAAVGAIIIMSRKNQIQKVLPR
- a CDS encoding DNA-directed RNA polymerase subunit H; amino-acid sequence: MSDKKQGFDVMKHVYVSKHEIMPKREADEILSKFNTKHEQLPFIFLSDPALETLGAKPGDLIKITRKSPTAGESIYYRYVVEG
- a CDS encoding DNA-directed RNA polymerase subunit B; translation: MVNKSTDMWSIVYDILRREGVARQHLNSYNEFIERGLQSIIDEVNEVVIETAEYPYKIKLGKIKLQQPRIMELDGSVTHLAPMEARLRNLTYAAPIMLECSVVEDGKILETKFIQIGDMPVMVKSNACILHNLPESKLVEFGEDNRDPGGYFIINGSERVIVGLEDLSYNKIIVDHEETSGVLVYKAKVYSSIVGYRAKLELIMRQDGSIVAKIPGSPVDIPLVILMRALGLESDKEIADAVSLKPVIQDELEPSFEKASEVSTGRDAVVYISKRIAPGMLEEFQIKRAETLLDWGLLPHLGKNQENREEKARFLGEAACRLIELKLGWVDPDDKDHYGNKVIKFAGQMLADLFRTAFRNLVRDMKYQLERSGQKRGINAVAAAIRPGIITDKLNNAIATGNWGRGRVGVTQLLDRTNYLSTISHLRRIQSPLSRSQPNFEARDLHPTHFGRICPNETPEGSNCGLVKNLALSAIISVSVPSAEVIEKLYELGVIHVTDAKDHLKEEGSRVFVDGRFIGYVEDGDKLAETLRLLRRSGKLHPHVGLYSYTPTTNATGRIYISCNAGRVLRPLIVAKDGKSLVTDEVLEKISKKFLSWQDLLSMGILDLVDANEEENCYVALDTEHVSRKHTHMEIFPSAVLGVAASIIPYPEHNQSPRNTYESAMAKQSLGFSTPLMNYSTYVRQHFMLYPQIPIVNTRGISLLGLEERPTGQNCIVAVLPFEGYNIEDAIVINRSSVERGLGRTFFYRVYEAEAKQYPGGMRDNFEIPASDTNIRGYRGEKAYRLLEADGAIMHESVVTGGDILIGRTSPPRFMEEYKEFEVKGPYRRDTSVGVRSSESGVVDTIVVTQSSEGGKMFKVRVRDMRIPEIGDKFASRHGQKGVIGMLVNHEDMPYTEDGVVPDVIINPHAFPSRMTVGQFMESVTGKAAALRGQMVDGTAFVGEKSDDVKSTLEKYGFKYSGKEVMYDGRTGRKFPGDIFIGVVYYQKLHHMVADKIHSRARGQVQMLTKQPTEGRARGGGLRFGEMERDCLIAYGASMMLKDRLLEESDKAEIYVCERCGLLAFYDIKQRRYVCRVCGEKAKVSSVVIAYAFKLLLQEMMSLNVAPRLLAKDKV
- a CDS encoding DNA-directed RNA polymerase subunit A' — encoded protein: MEESLKVIGGIKFSVWSPSEVRKYSVAEITAPETYDEDGMPVQGGLMDNRLGTLEPGQKCATCGNTSAKCPGHFGHIELAEPVLHIAFVDEIYKLLLVTCRSCNRIKLPQEELDEYRATLLNRQAYAVITIENIRGEIIEKCKKIKSCAHCGKQQYDIVFTKPTMFVEKTEIGENRLLPITIRERLTHVPDDDLILLGFDPKTARPEWFVLQALPVPPVTVRPSIILETGIRSEDDITHKLVDIIRVNQRLKESKEAGTPPLIVQDLVDLLQYHVTTYFDNEVSGIPQAHHRSGRPLKTLTQRLKGKEGRFRGSLSGKRVDFSSRTVIAPDPNLDISEVGVPEDVAKKLTIPETVSEWNIERLKKLITNGPNTYPGANYIIRPDGVKIRLDYVTDRQTVADSLAPGYIVERHLSDGDIVMFNRQPSLHRMSIMAHFVKVLPYRTFRLHPAVCPPYNADFDGDEMNLHVPQSYEARAEAMLLMQVHDQLISPRYGGPIIGGIRDFITGAYILTKDDTFLTEEEFANLALIGGYRGKLPKPEKSKDGIKYYSGKQLFSLFIPDDFNYVITSKWLKSAKKGETRDVVIKNGDLISGVIDKASIGAEEPDSVLHRIAKDYGTETARKFLNSTLIMLKTFITHYGFTYGYGDLILSDEARKEITGIVQAAYDKVYDLIKQYKEGKLQQTRGLSAEETLELFIVNELARARDRAGKAADRAFPDENSGVIMASTGARGSTLNIGQMTAALGQQSIRGKRIQKGYHNRALSHYLPNDTNPDAKGFVKSNYRDGLNPLEFFFHAMGGREGLVDTAVRTQQSGYMQRRLINALEHLKIEYDGTVRDPQGNIIQYLYGEDGIDPAKSDHGSAVNIERLVESESVVDEGKKATEPEIDAIVKEYASALNSKIVENLVTELKKNKLSKKGVEKVCKRTLELVDQATAEPGEAIGVVTAQSIGEPGTQMTLRTFHFAGVKERNVTLGLPRLIELVDARKKPVTPTMDIYLTEEYRGSREKALYVAKEILFTKLIDLVERSETDYSTMIKFILGKEKLEQRACTMDMVTEILKGSKKKLEVSAKGNTITIKSPNETDAQTLMTLRSKILNTRIKGVPDIERVTVVKQDEEWMIQTAGSNLQKVLAVEGVDPTRTITNNVYEVFETLGIEAARTALIKEITNTLEEQGLEVDMRHIMLVADLMTSKGYLQQIGRHGIAGTKTSVLARAAFEITVPTIAQAALKGEVESLRGVTENVIVGSTIPVGTGMVDLYMRVDKNEQDS